A window of the Sphaerobacter thermophilus DSM 20745 genome harbors these coding sequences:
- a CDS encoding c-type cytochrome domain-containing protein, with protein MRVQMWRRLVAGSLLAITLLTAACGGSNEEPAEVPTGEVSFKKHVQPILLRNCVGCHGGSAGLWLDRYETVMEGTPRAPVIIPGDPDASELYLRITGQKQPAMPIGGRKLRPEQIETIRLWIAQGAKDN; from the coding sequence ATGAGGGTGCAAATGTGGCGGCGGCTGGTCGCAGGGTCGCTGCTGGCGATAACGCTCCTGACCGCGGCGTGCGGCGGCAGCAACGAGGAGCCGGCCGAAGTGCCGACCGGGGAGGTGAGCTTCAAGAAACACGTCCAGCCGATCCTGCTGCGCAACTGCGTCGGCTGCCACGGCGGCTCAGCCGGGCTCTGGCTCGACCGGTATGAGACGGTGATGGAGGGCACTCCGCGCGCGCCGGTCATCATCCCGGGCGATCCCGACGCGAGCGAGCTGTACCTGCGCATCACCGGCCAGAAGCAACCCGCCATGCCCATCGGCGGCCGCAAGCTCCGCCCCGAGCAGATCGAAACCATCCGCCTCTGGATCGCCCAGGGCGCCAAGGACAACTGA
- a CDS encoding signal peptidase I, which translates to MSYLAPLAPARVDMYVIRPMLWLLLGLLALRLAWHDPRASLRASGFLLPALAIGAIQVGISAIAAFLLGWGRSPYGHAPLAIILNLWYAGALLVGRELARWYLVSAMKQRSEALAVAATTVLLWLVTLSPHAVTQLTDPDRAFDYLGRVALPAMAASLLATYLALLGGPLDSIGYLGVLTAFEWLSPLLPDLPWPVAAMIGVMVPLLGLLLIQPEEAAEAEEGGISLHWMVAAVLLVVIVWFNTGVFGVRPVLVQGISMEPGFHTGDVVIVRPVDPEDLKVGDIIQFRDGNHDVLHRIIEIRQEEGGLVFITQGDNNDAPDPRVPAEHVRGRLALHIPKAGLPGIYFKRLVTAVVR; encoded by the coding sequence GTGAGCTATTTGGCGCCGCTGGCTCCGGCGCGCGTGGACATGTACGTCATCCGGCCAATGCTCTGGCTGCTGCTGGGATTGCTGGCGCTCCGGTTGGCCTGGCACGATCCGCGGGCGTCGCTGCGCGCGTCTGGCTTCCTCCTCCCCGCGCTCGCCATCGGCGCAATTCAGGTTGGAATCTCCGCCATCGCCGCTTTCCTCCTCGGTTGGGGCCGTTCGCCATACGGGCACGCGCCACTGGCGATCATTCTGAACCTTTGGTACGCAGGCGCACTCCTTGTCGGGCGCGAACTGGCCCGCTGGTATCTCGTATCGGCGATGAAGCAGCGCAGTGAAGCGCTCGCGGTCGCCGCCACCACGGTGCTGCTCTGGCTGGTGACGCTGTCGCCGCATGCAGTGACACAACTCACGGATCCCGACCGCGCCTTCGACTACCTGGGCCGTGTCGCGCTACCGGCCATGGCGGCCAGCCTGCTGGCGACCTACCTGGCACTCCTAGGCGGCCCGCTCGATTCTATTGGCTACCTGGGCGTGCTGACTGCCTTCGAGTGGCTGTCGCCGCTTCTGCCCGACCTCCCCTGGCCCGTCGCCGCGATGATCGGCGTCATGGTCCCACTGCTCGGTCTGCTCCTGATCCAGCCGGAGGAGGCGGCCGAAGCCGAGGAGGGCGGTATCAGCCTCCACTGGATGGTCGCGGCGGTACTGCTAGTGGTGATCGTCTGGTTCAACACCGGCGTCTTCGGTGTGCGGCCGGTTCTGGTGCAGGGGATCAGCATGGAGCCGGGATTCCACACCGGCGACGTGGTCATCGTGCGCCCGGTGGACCCGGAGGATCTGAAGGTCGGGGACATCATCCAGTTCCGGGACGGCAACCACGACGTGCTGCACCGGATCATTGAGATCCGCCAGGAGGAGGGCGGGCTCGTCTTCATCACGCAGGGCGACAACAACGATGCGCCCGACCCCCGGGTGCCGGCCGAGCACGTCCGGGGACGGCTCGCGTTGCACATCCCCAAGGCCGGGCTGCCGGGGATCTATTTCAAGCGTCTCGTGACGGCGGTGGTGCGATGA
- a CDS encoding ABC transporter ATP-binding protein — translation MTASATPMVTVEQLAKHYGSVRAVDGISFSVAAGEVFGLLGHNGAGKTTTIRMLTGRTRPTAGQATVAGYDIVAERDKIKPLINLVFEDQNLYERLSGRETLHFFADLYQAPRSRADDLLELVGLTEAADRKVKTYSTGMKQRLLVARALINEPRVLFLDEPTRGLDPSSARDLRDLVKNLSAQGTTIVLTTHYMEEADELCDRVAFLSQGKIVALDTPRELKLRYGQRSATVLLDDRSEHTVRLDDPADADRLAAWMRDGRVLTIHSNEGTLEDVFIALAGRPL, via the coding sequence ATGACGGCATCCGCTACACCGATGGTCACCGTCGAGCAGCTCGCCAAGCACTACGGCAGCGTGCGCGCGGTCGACGGGATCAGCTTCAGCGTGGCGGCGGGCGAGGTCTTCGGCCTGCTGGGCCACAACGGCGCCGGCAAGACCACCACCATCCGCATGCTGACCGGCCGTACCCGCCCGACCGCCGGGCAGGCCACCGTGGCGGGCTACGACATCGTTGCCGAGCGGGACAAGATCAAGCCGCTCATCAACCTCGTCTTCGAAGACCAGAACCTGTACGAGCGCCTGAGCGGACGAGAAACGCTGCACTTCTTCGCGGACCTCTACCAGGCGCCCCGCTCCCGCGCCGACGACCTCCTGGAGCTGGTCGGGCTCACCGAGGCGGCCGACCGCAAGGTGAAGACCTACTCCACAGGGATGAAGCAGCGACTGCTCGTCGCCCGCGCGCTGATCAACGAGCCACGCGTCCTCTTCCTCGATGAGCCGACTCGCGGCCTCGACCCTTCCTCCGCCCGTGACCTCCGCGATCTGGTCAAGAACCTGAGCGCGCAGGGCACGACCATTGTGCTGACGACCCACTACATGGAAGAGGCCGACGAACTGTGCGACCGGGTCGCCTTCCTCAGCCAGGGGAAGATCGTCGCCCTCGACACTCCTCGCGAGTTGAAGCTCCGCTACGGTCAGCGCTCGGCCACCGTGCTCCTCGACGACCGCAGCGAGCACACCGTGCGGCTTGACGATCCCGCCGACGCCGACCGGCTCGCAGCCTGGATGCGCGACGGGCGCGTCCTCACCATCCACTCCAATGAGGGGACGCTGGAGGACGTCTTCATCGCCCTCGCCGGGCGACCGCTGTGA
- a CDS encoding WD40/YVTN/BNR-like repeat-containing protein, producing MFETYLGTDAGVVRLTTSGVESLGLDDQRISAVYALRDARGDTVILAGSYGNGLFRSSDGGRTWAPVDGGMTAPAARTITPDPTRPGALLCGTEPGRIFRSLDDGSTWEELAGIRDLAGYEEWFLPYSPRAGAVRNIYSPPGESQRLLASVEVGGLIESRDGGVTWAYVDVGPDHDIHHIGGHPSDPRILYASLGYAALKSQPRGDGAPQYGGIARSRDGGATWTKVETDYTRATIVPPARPDLLLAGPAPHVGRMGRIVVSVDEGDTWEPAGTGIETPMEDMVELFLAAPDDTVWAICSGGRLLRAEPADPGAWHWRSALPADFKAKVEAACFLAG from the coding sequence ATGTTCGAGACGTACCTCGGGACCGACGCGGGCGTCGTCCGGCTGACGACCTCCGGCGTGGAGTCGCTCGGGCTTGACGACCAGCGGATCAGCGCCGTCTACGCGCTCCGCGACGCACGCGGCGACACCGTGATCCTGGCCGGGAGCTACGGCAACGGCCTCTTCCGCAGCAGCGACGGCGGCCGCACGTGGGCCCCGGTCGACGGCGGGATGACGGCGCCTGCCGCGCGCACCATCACCCCAGACCCGACCCGTCCGGGCGCGCTGCTCTGCGGCACCGAGCCGGGGCGGATCTTCCGCAGCCTGGACGACGGCAGCACCTGGGAGGAACTGGCGGGTATCCGCGACCTGGCGGGCTACGAGGAGTGGTTCCTGCCCTACTCGCCGCGGGCCGGCGCGGTGCGCAACATCTACTCGCCGCCGGGCGAGAGCCAGCGCCTGCTGGCATCGGTCGAAGTCGGTGGGTTGATCGAGAGTCGCGACGGCGGGGTCACCTGGGCCTACGTTGATGTCGGGCCTGACCACGACATCCATCACATCGGTGGCCACCCGTCGGACCCACGGATTCTCTACGCTTCCCTCGGCTATGCCGCGCTGAAGTCGCAGCCGCGCGGTGACGGTGCGCCCCAGTACGGCGGCATCGCCCGCTCCCGCGATGGCGGCGCGACCTGGACCAAGGTGGAGACGGACTACACGCGCGCCACGATCGTCCCGCCGGCGCGGCCCGATCTGCTGCTCGCCGGCCCGGCGCCGCATGTCGGGCGCATGGGCCGCATCGTGGTCTCGGTCGACGAAGGTGACACCTGGGAGCCGGCCGGGACCGGTATCGAGACGCCGATGGAGGACATGGTCGAGCTGTTCCTGGCGGCGCCGGACGACACGGTGTGGGCGATCTGCTCCGGCGGGCGGCTGCTGCGTGCCGAACCCGCCGACCCTGGCGCCTGGCACTGGCGCTCGGCCCTGCCCGCGGACTTCAAGGCAAAGGTCGAAGCCGCCTGCTTCCTGGCCGGCTGA
- a CDS encoding gluconeogenesis factor YvcK family protein, with amino-acid sequence MRQRIDERIVTVGGGTGSYTMLSELRKVATNLWAIVTMMDSGGSSRRLIDEFGRPLPLGDLRQALVALSRASALWRELFNYRFPEFPDATTQGVGGHALGNLILHALQDLNDGDLLGAIEDAEELLRTNGHVIPVTLDQSTLCAELSDGTVIRGEAAIDRPEGRPVLPIRRIFLDPPVRATLRARKALERADKILIGPGDLYTSVLPCLLVEGVAEAIRASDGEVIYICNVMTKHGETDGFAASDFVREVHRYLGRRVDAVVVNTGDYPPELLARYAEERAEPVRPDLDTVRALVPRVLTGPVAHTERLIRHDAERVILTIWPELAS; translated from the coding sequence ATGCGCCAGCGGATCGACGAGCGCATTGTGACGGTCGGGGGTGGCACCGGCTCCTACACCATGCTGTCGGAGCTGCGCAAGGTCGCCACCAACCTGTGGGCCATCGTCACCATGATGGACTCCGGCGGATCCTCGCGCCGGCTGATCGACGAGTTCGGCCGCCCGCTGCCGCTGGGTGACCTTCGCCAGGCGCTCGTGGCCCTCTCACGCGCCAGCGCGCTCTGGCGAGAGCTGTTCAACTACCGGTTCCCCGAGTTCCCCGACGCAACCACCCAGGGCGTCGGCGGCCACGCGCTCGGCAACCTGATCCTCCACGCCCTGCAGGACCTGAACGACGGCGACCTGCTCGGCGCCATCGAAGACGCCGAGGAACTGCTCCGCACCAACGGGCACGTCATCCCCGTCACGCTCGACCAGTCCACGCTCTGCGCCGAGTTGAGCGACGGCACGGTGATCCGTGGCGAAGCGGCTATCGACCGCCCCGAGGGCCGGCCGGTGCTCCCGATCCGACGGATCTTCCTCGACCCGCCGGTGCGCGCCACGCTGCGGGCGCGCAAGGCACTGGAGCGCGCCGACAAGATCCTGATCGGCCCCGGCGACCTCTACACCAGCGTGCTCCCCTGCCTCCTCGTCGAGGGCGTGGCCGAGGCGATCCGCGCCAGCGACGGTGAGGTGATCTACATCTGCAACGTGATGACCAAGCACGGCGAAACCGACGGCTTCGCCGCGTCCGATTTCGTGCGGGAAGTCCACCGCTACCTGGGGCGCCGGGTCGACGCCGTCGTTGTCAACACCGGCGACTATCCACCGGAGCTGCTCGCCCGCTACGCCGAGGAACGGGCGGAACCGGTGCGACCCGACCTCGACACGGTGCGGGCACTGGTGCCCCGTGTCCTGACCGGGCCGGTCGCGCACACCGAGCGGCTGATCCGCCACGACGCCGAGCGTGTCATCCTGACCATCTGGCCCGAGCTGGCCAGTTGA
- a CDS encoding Ig-like domain-containing protein, with protein sequence MTLSPTANTLTTGLSQTLTATLTDAEGDPIVGIMVYFDITGANTVSRGSSTNESGVASISYTGRNAGSDTVSAYADLNGNNRRDSNEPTATATITWVRNATLSLAVSADAPDAGSAVEVIATLADPDGGVSGVPIRFSVTGSNSTSGVRTSDATGKAVFTYTGSNVGTDTVTAYADFNSNGVRDTGEPSASVTINWRRPFGPADPSPARPGCVYFLATQHNLCAGFRSYWEQFGGLAVYGMPITEEFVENGVTVQYFERARFEWHPGVWPERYDVLLGLLGNEVTEGRRGELPFQAVQANPACRYFPETGHNLCGGFRTYWETFGGLAVYGLPISEEFREVNPDTGVEYTVQYFERQRFEWHPGEWPERYDVLLGRIGVQVLDARYPNR encoded by the coding sequence CTGACGCTCTCGCCCACAGCGAACACGCTGACGACCGGCCTCTCGCAGACGCTGACGGCGACGCTGACCGACGCCGAGGGCGACCCGATCGTCGGGATCATGGTCTACTTCGACATCACCGGTGCTAACACGGTCTCGCGTGGCAGCTCGACCAACGAGTCGGGCGTGGCGTCGATCTCCTACACCGGGCGGAACGCCGGCAGCGATACCGTCAGTGCCTACGCTGACCTCAACGGGAACAACCGCCGGGACAGCAACGAGCCGACCGCGACCGCGACGATCACCTGGGTGCGCAATGCCACCCTGAGCCTGGCTGTCTCCGCCGATGCGCCTGACGCAGGCAGCGCGGTGGAGGTCATCGCGACCCTGGCGGATCCCGACGGCGGCGTGTCCGGGGTTCCGATCCGCTTCTCGGTCACCGGCAGCAACAGCACCAGCGGCGTGCGGACGAGCGACGCCACAGGCAAGGCCGTATTCACCTATACCGGCAGCAACGTGGGTACTGACACGGTGACCGCCTACGCCGACTTCAACAGCAACGGTGTGCGCGACACCGGTGAGCCTTCAGCCAGCGTGACCATCAACTGGAGACGGCCCTTCGGGCCGGCCGACCCGTCGCCCGCTCGGCCCGGCTGCGTCTACTTCCTGGCTACGCAGCACAACCTCTGCGCCGGGTTCCGGAGCTACTGGGAGCAGTTCGGTGGGCTCGCGGTCTACGGCATGCCGATCACCGAAGAGTTCGTCGAGAATGGTGTGACGGTGCAGTACTTCGAGCGCGCCCGCTTCGAGTGGCATCCCGGCGTCTGGCCGGAGCGTTACGACGTCCTGCTCGGCCTGCTCGGCAACGAGGTGACCGAGGGACGCCGCGGCGAGCTGCCGTTCCAGGCCGTTCAGGCGAACCCCGCCTGCCGCTACTTCCCGGAGACGGGCCATAACCTCTGCGGCGGGTTCCGGACCTACTGGGAGACCTTCGGCGGCCTAGCCGTCTACGGCCTGCCCATCAGCGAGGAGTTCCGGGAGGTCAACCCGGATACCGGCGTGGAGTACACCGTGCAGTACTTCGAGCGGCAGCGCTTCGAGTGGCACCCGGGTGAGTGGCCCGAGCGCTACGACGTCCTGCTCGGTCGCATCGGCGTCCAGGTGCTCGACGCCCGCTATCCCAACCGTTAG
- a CDS encoding glycosyltransferase — MLELIDVGTQSIDAYAASAGAEVVEELRALAEPLRGVRVLHLNATPYGGGVAEILRSKIPLLRDLGLAADWRIICGDEAFFTVTKKIHNGLQGAPYPLTPEEKEIYQAHSKHNAEQFERHYDVIVVHDPQPLALLHFHGRNSARWIWRCHIDTSEPNLEVWDFLLPYLEGYDAAVFTLGSFVPPRFPAMRVDVIPPAIDPVSPKNLDLDPHLARRVLEWIGVEVDKPLITQVSRFDPWKDPLGVIEGYKMIKSEVPDLQLALVGSMALDDPEAWDIYRQIREAANADPGIHVYTNLTGVGNLEVNAFQRLSDVIVQKSIREGFGLVVSEALWKGTPVVAGQVGGIPLQMPKGIGGFLVKTIEEYAERTLWLLRHPEEGKALAELGRERVRKRFLLTRLIADELRLYRDLLSGEPLAAEVCDPVCGHRVAPGTGVETRHGDTVIRFCSEDCLRMFLRTHDRFEWMTQGPEMGKSGNGAA; from the coding sequence TTGCTCGAACTAATCGATGTCGGCACCCAGTCGATCGATGCCTACGCAGCCAGCGCCGGCGCCGAGGTCGTCGAGGAGCTCCGAGCTCTGGCCGAACCCCTGCGCGGCGTGCGGGTGCTCCACCTGAACGCGACCCCGTACGGCGGCGGCGTCGCCGAGATCCTCCGCTCCAAGATCCCGCTGCTGCGCGACCTCGGGCTGGCAGCCGACTGGCGCATCATCTGCGGCGATGAGGCGTTCTTCACCGTCACCAAGAAGATCCACAACGGCCTGCAGGGCGCGCCGTATCCCCTGACCCCCGAGGAGAAGGAGATCTACCAGGCACACAGCAAGCACAACGCGGAGCAGTTCGAACGCCACTACGACGTCATCGTCGTCCACGATCCCCAGCCGCTGGCGCTCCTCCACTTCCACGGCCGGAACTCCGCCCGCTGGATCTGGCGCTGCCATATCGACACCTCGGAGCCGAACCTCGAGGTGTGGGATTTCCTGCTGCCCTACCTGGAAGGCTACGACGCGGCGGTCTTCACCCTGGGCAGTTTCGTCCCGCCACGCTTCCCCGCTATGCGCGTCGACGTTATCCCGCCGGCCATCGACCCGGTGAGCCCGAAGAACCTCGACCTGGACCCGCACCTGGCTCGCCGCGTGCTCGAGTGGATCGGCGTCGAGGTGGACAAACCGCTTATCACCCAGGTCAGCCGCTTCGACCCGTGGAAAGACCCGCTCGGCGTCATCGAGGGCTACAAGATGATCAAGTCCGAGGTGCCCGACCTCCAGCTCGCGCTGGTCGGCTCGATGGCCCTGGACGACCCCGAAGCCTGGGACATCTACCGCCAGATCCGGGAGGCAGCCAACGCCGACCCCGGCATCCACGTCTATACGAACCTCACCGGAGTCGGCAACCTCGAGGTCAACGCCTTCCAACGGCTGTCCGACGTCATCGTTCAGAAGTCGATCCGCGAGGGATTCGGGCTCGTCGTCTCCGAGGCGCTCTGGAAAGGCACCCCGGTGGTCGCCGGCCAGGTCGGCGGCATCCCGCTTCAGATGCCCAAGGGCATCGGCGGCTTCCTGGTGAAGACGATCGAGGAGTACGCCGAGCGGACCCTCTGGCTGCTGCGGCACCCGGAGGAGGGGAAGGCGTTGGCGGAGCTCGGCCGGGAGCGGGTGCGCAAGCGCTTCCTGCTGACGCGCCTGATCGCCGACGAGCTGCGCCTCTACCGCGACCTGCTGAGCGGCGAGCCGCTCGCCGCGGAGGTCTGTGACCCGGTCTGCGGACACCGTGTCGCGCCCGGCACCGGTGTGGAGACGCGCCACGGCGACACCGTGATCCGCTTCTGCTCCGAGGATTGCCTGCGCATGTTCCTCAGAACCCACGACCGGTTCGAGTGGATGACCCAGGGCCCAGAGATGGGGAAGAGCGGCAACGGGGCCGCATGA
- a CDS encoding L,D-transpeptidase: MHRLRRLPLLAVLIAVLISGVAGVFGAPAAQAADILPAKIYFHETGHHLSGDFLTAWQANGGLMTFGYPLTEPFVEDGMLVQYFERARFERHDQHAGTRYVVQATLLGNWVAERLRHTDPFRPLPPDTGTGGDPHRRFFPETGHSLAYGFLDYWQRHGGLYVFGYPISEEFTENGLTVQYFERARFEWHPEHRGTEFEVLLGRLGADYAASRGVSTAPVPKDSDAISAFPGLLDPDWGKAIRTHDGAVFGAITADVLNIRSAPRLDAPTVGTTYYRHPVAIRAIVEGDPVDGIPVWYQIGDGRYVAAAWVRPLVPAAPPQIYGGRWVDVNLSNFYAVAYEGSRPVYVAIITAGRDGKTPIGVFNVQYRVRNETMDSATIGIQKGQPGYYYLENVQFTQYFKDGGYAIHENYWTPPSAFGGFGSNGCIGLLLPDAEWFWNFLSVGSVVAIHY, from the coding sequence GTGCACCGTCTTCGGCGGCTTCCGCTGCTTGCTGTGCTGATTGCGGTTCTGATTTCCGGTGTGGCCGGGGTATTCGGCGCGCCGGCCGCACAGGCGGCAGATATCCTGCCGGCCAAGATCTATTTCCATGAAACCGGTCACCATCTCAGTGGGGACTTCTTGACCGCCTGGCAGGCCAACGGGGGTCTGATGACGTTCGGCTACCCGCTGACCGAGCCGTTCGTCGAGGACGGCATGCTCGTGCAGTACTTCGAGCGGGCGCGCTTCGAGCGGCACGACCAGCATGCCGGCACGCGCTACGTGGTGCAGGCGACGCTCCTGGGCAATTGGGTCGCTGAGCGGCTGCGCCACACCGACCCGTTCCGGCCGCTCCCTCCCGATACCGGCACCGGGGGTGACCCGCACCGGCGCTTCTTCCCGGAGACCGGACATTCCCTGGCGTACGGCTTCCTGGACTACTGGCAGCGCCACGGCGGACTCTACGTCTTCGGCTATCCGATCAGCGAGGAGTTCACCGAGAACGGGCTGACGGTGCAGTACTTCGAGCGGGCGCGCTTCGAGTGGCACCCGGAGCACCGCGGCACCGAGTTCGAGGTCCTGCTCGGCCGGCTCGGGGCGGACTACGCGGCCAGCCGTGGGGTCAGCACCGCACCGGTCCCGAAAGACAGCGATGCCATCTCCGCCTTCCCGGGGCTGCTCGATCCCGATTGGGGCAAGGCGATCCGCACTCACGACGGCGCGGTCTTCGGCGCGATTACTGCCGACGTCCTGAACATCCGCTCGGCCCCGCGCCTCGACGCGCCCACGGTCGGCACAACCTACTACCGGCATCCGGTCGCCATCCGCGCCATCGTCGAAGGCGACCCGGTGGACGGAATCCCGGTCTGGTACCAGATCGGTGACGGTCGCTACGTCGCGGCGGCCTGGGTGCGGCCGCTGGTTCCCGCCGCTCCGCCGCAGATCTACGGCGGGCGCTGGGTGGACGTCAACCTGTCGAACTTCTACGCGGTGGCCTACGAGGGCTCGCGACCGGTCTACGTCGCGATCATCACCGCCGGGCGCGACGGCAAGACCCCGATCGGCGTCTTCAACGTGCAGTACCGGGTGCGCAACGAGACGATGGACTCGGCGACCATCGGGATCCAGAAGGGGCAGCCTGGCTACTACTACCTGGAGAACGTGCAGTTCACCCAGTACTTCAAGGACGGCGGGTACGCCATCCATGAGAACTACTGGACGCCGCCCTCCGCCTTCGGCGGCTTCGGTAGCAACGGCTGCATCGGCCTGCTCCTGCCCGACGCCGAGTGGTTCTGGAACTTCCTGTCGGTCGGGTCGGTGGTGGCGATCCACTACTGA
- a CDS encoding Ig-like domain-containing protein, producing MRRTGRDASPSRHHTYRLARLLAALLLLVLAAPPAVVSADDPEPPYSLTLTASAERLEVDQQVTLTAKLTKGGVAEKDAEIAFSITGTVNRTGKLTTDEDGEVTFTHTSNQVGEDDIEATFSLNGQELASDEVTVTWFRVTQVTLTPSESFGIGGKSVTLTATVRANDGGSTDGATLNFEVIEGPNEGKGGTVTVEDGTATITYEGTGTLPANNDTDTVEVTSPSNDDVEVTATVRWVRGPVHITLSPNSATGTLGLPHEVTARVTDTANVAVAGATVRFTVTGQNPDTRDVKTNANGVATLSYTSSRTGRDTITAYVDLNMNGSLNSPDEPEAQATVD from the coding sequence GTGAGACGCACAGGACGTGACGCCAGTCCCTCCCGCCACCACACCTACCGTCTGGCGCGACTGCTCGCGGCGCTCCTGCTGCTGGTCCTGGCGGCACCGCCCGCGGTGGTGAGTGCTGATGACCCGGAACCACCATATTCACTCACCTTGACCGCCAGCGCAGAGCGGCTCGAGGTCGACCAACAAGTCACGCTCACCGCGAAACTGACGAAGGGTGGTGTCGCCGAGAAGGACGCCGAAATCGCATTCAGCATCACTGGCACCGTGAACAGGACCGGAAAACTCACCACCGACGAAGACGGCGAGGTCACATTCACGCACACGAGCAATCAGGTTGGTGAGGACGATATCGAGGCGACGTTCTCGCTCAATGGTCAGGAGCTCGCATCGGACGAGGTGACTGTCACCTGGTTCCGTGTGACGCAGGTGACCCTCACGCCGTCAGAGTCGTTCGGCATCGGCGGCAAGTCGGTCACGCTCACCGCGACGGTGCGTGCCAACGACGGTGGATCGACTGACGGTGCGACGCTCAACTTCGAGGTGATTGAGGGCCCGAACGAGGGTAAGGGCGGGACCGTAACCGTTGAAGACGGCACCGCGACCATCACGTACGAGGGCACGGGAACGTTGCCGGCGAACAACGACACCGACACGGTCGAGGTGACAAGCCCCAGCAACGACGACGTGGAAGTGACGGCCACGGTGCGCTGGGTGCGCGGCCCGGTACACATCACCCTGTCGCCCAACAGCGCCACCGGCACGCTGGGCCTGCCGCACGAGGTGACGGCCAGGGTCACTGATACCGCCAACGTCGCTGTGGCCGGGGCGACGGTGCGCTTCACCGTTACCGGCCAGAACCCGGACACAAGGGACGTCAAGACCAACGCCAACGGTGTGGCGACTCTCAGCTACACCAGTAGCCGTACTGGTCGCGACACGATCACTGCGTACGTCGACCTCAACATGAACGGCTCTCTCAACAGTCCCGATGAGCCGGAAGCACAGGCCACCGTGGACTAG
- a CDS encoding glutaredoxin family protein, which produces MHTVVIFSQPGURACHQEMEYLSRRGISYTVRDITEDPDALRELLELGSYLTPTTLIDGEHVVIGFDQARLSRLLGLT; this is translated from the coding sequence ATGCATACGGTCGTCATCTTTTCCCAGCCCGGGTGACGGGCCTGCCACCAGGAGATGGAGTATCTATCTCGACGCGGCATCAGTTATACGGTGCGAGACATCACCGAGGACCCGGACGCGCTCCGGGAGCTGCTGGAGCTGGGCTCGTACCTGACGCCGACAACGCTGATCGATGGCGAGCACGTCGTCATCGGGTTCGACCAGGCGCGGCTCTCCCGCCTGCTGGGCCTGACCTGA
- a CDS encoding ABC transporter permease, translating into MRFNLMLPIFRKDLRDAIRDARVLVAVIVPLGLGILYGQIFSDEAPTFEVDIAYHAAGQTQLLDTLQTAAGPAVKLIVTAYDDEAAVREQVANEDADVGLVIPAGFDEGVAEGSSPPLTVIRGQTNSDADLVTAILDGALRTMAGQQPPATIQQEIIDEPPSAAQAIFEELGLRRYFVVAVAVMLVAMIGMLAVPVILAEEAEKKTLDALVMAVSYTDVIVAKALVGLVYVVISVGLLLALTGVAPEQPALFIGALLTLSLAMIGFGLLLGGVFKNANQLNTWSGFILLPVIAPAFIAGLSMPDVVEVLLKLLPTSQAVQLMINGLSGRAYFADTWLGFVVILAWTALAYLLLLRTLQRREA; encoded by the coding sequence ATGCGTTTCAATCTGATGTTGCCGATCTTCCGCAAGGATCTGCGCGACGCGATCCGGGACGCGCGGGTGCTGGTCGCCGTCATCGTCCCGCTCGGCCTGGGGATCCTCTACGGCCAGATCTTCAGCGACGAGGCACCGACCTTCGAAGTCGACATCGCGTACCACGCCGCGGGCCAGACGCAACTGCTCGACACCCTGCAGACGGCTGCCGGCCCGGCGGTCAAGCTCATCGTCACCGCCTATGACGACGAGGCGGCAGTACGTGAGCAAGTGGCCAACGAGGATGCCGACGTCGGCCTCGTCATCCCGGCCGGGTTCGACGAAGGCGTCGCCGAGGGTAGCTCGCCGCCGCTGACGGTCATTCGCGGCCAGACCAACAGCGACGCCGACCTCGTCACCGCCATCCTGGACGGGGCGCTGCGCACGATGGCCGGGCAACAACCTCCGGCGACGATCCAGCAGGAGATCATCGACGAGCCGCCGAGTGCCGCCCAGGCGATCTTTGAGGAGCTGGGGCTGCGCCGCTACTTCGTGGTCGCGGTCGCCGTGATGCTGGTCGCTATGATCGGCATGCTGGCCGTGCCGGTCATCCTGGCCGAGGAGGCGGAGAAGAAGACACTGGACGCGCTGGTGATGGCGGTGTCCTACACCGACGTGATCGTTGCCAAGGCATTGGTCGGCCTGGTGTACGTCGTCATCTCCGTCGGGCTGCTCCTGGCACTCACCGGCGTCGCCCCTGAGCAACCGGCGCTCTTTATCGGAGCGCTCCTGACTCTCAGTCTGGCGATGATCGGCTTCGGCCTGCTGCTCGGCGGGGTGTTCAAGAACGCGAACCAGCTCAACACCTGGTCGGGCTTCATCCTTCTCCCGGTGATCGCCCCGGCGTTCATCGCCGGATTGTCCATGCCCGACGTGGTCGAGGTCCTGCTCAAGCTGCTCCCGACCAGCCAGGCCGTCCAGCTCATGATCAACGGGCTGAGCGGCCGGGCCTACTTCGCGGACACCTGGCTCGGCTTCGTCGTGATCCTTGCCTGGACCGCCCTTGCCTACCTGCTGCTCCTGCGCACCCTCCAGCGCCGCGAGGCGTAG